Proteins found in one Choloepus didactylus isolate mChoDid1 chromosome 25, mChoDid1.pri, whole genome shotgun sequence genomic segment:
- the LOC119520411 gene encoding vegetative cell wall protein gp1-like — protein MAGVEGLTPLLWAEPGGHPTPEPLTCAGFRLRLGDTPPLNPSPAPASGCAWGTPHPCAPHLRRLQAAPGGHPTPAPLTCAGFRLRLGDTPPLRPSPAPASGCAWGTPHPCAPHLRRLQAAPGGHPTPAPLTCAGFRLRLGDTPPLRPSPAPASGCAWGTPHPCAPHLRRLQAAPGGHPTPAPLTCAGFRLRLGDTPPLRPSPAPASGCAWGTPHPCAPHLRRLQAAPGGHPTPAPLTCAGFRLRLGDTPPLRPSPAPASGCAWGTPHP, from the coding sequence ATGGCTGGGGTAGAGGGTTTGACACCCCTGCTTTGGGCAGAGCCTGGGGGACACCCCACCCCTGAACCCCTCACCTGCGCCGGCTTCAGGCTGCGCCTGGGGGACACCCCACCCCTGAACCCCTCACCTGCGCCGGCTTCAGGCTGCGCCTGGGGGACACCCCACCCCTGCGCCCCTCACCTGCGCCGGCTTCAGGCTGCGCCTGGGGGACACCCCACCCCTGCGCCCCTCACCTGCGCCGGCTTCAGGCTGCGCCTGGGGGACACCCCACCCCTGCGCCCCTCACCTGCGCCGGCTTCAGGCTGCGCCTGGGGGACACCCCACCCCTGCGCCCCTCACCTGCGCCGGCTTCAGGCTGCGCCTGGGGGACACCCCACCCCTGCGCCCCTCACCTGCGCCGGCTTCAGGCTGCGCCTGGGGGACACCCCACCCCTGCGCCCCTCACCTGCGCCGGCTTCAGGCTGCGCCTGGGGGACACCCCACCCCTGCGCCCCTCACCTGCGCCGGCTTCAGGCTGCGCCTGGGGGACACCCCACCCCTGCGCCCCTCACCTGCGCCGGCTTCAGGCTGCGCCTGGGGGACACCCCACCCCTGCGCCCCTCACCTGCGCCGGCTTCAGGCTGCGCCTGGGGGACACCCCACCCCTGCGCCCCTCACCTGCGCCGGCTTCAGGCTGCGCCTGGGGGACACCCCACCCCTGCGCCCCTCACCTGCGCCGGCTTCAGGCTGCGCCTGGGGGACACCCCACCCCTGCGCCCCTCACCTGCGCCGGCTTCAGGCTGCGCCTGGGGGACACCCCACCCCTGA